A window of the Brassica oleracea var. oleracea cultivar TO1000 chromosome C1, BOL, whole genome shotgun sequence genome harbors these coding sequences:
- the LOC106316327 gene encoding myrosinase-binding protein 2-like, producing MAQKVGPFGGNKGDAFDDGVLGYTGLKKVTVGENGNGVDCIKIEYEKDGTFETQMHGSVTGILKEFELNYPDEYITSIQGTYSNVARYNTTIVKTLTFKTSHGRTSPMFGNTAIFSTDFVVEGKAGTKLIGFHGRSGSALDAIGAQFFASASPLKHIEPRGGFGGNAWDDGVYDGVRKISVGLNCGNISYASNGFFLGRTEEDAEELVDNMVKSDAVYSGDHDRSSRTDDKQTRKELKALYRIR from the exons ATGGCACAGAAAGTGGGACCTTTTGGTGGTAACAAAGGAGATGCATTCGATGATGGTGTTCTTGGTTACACCGGTCTGAAGAAAGTGACTGTTGGTGAAAACGGGAACGGTGTTGATTGTATCAAGATAGAATACGAGAAAGATGGAACGTTCGAGACACAAATGCATGGAAGCGTTACCGGAATACTCAAAGAG TTTGAGCTTAACTATCCAGACGAATACATCACATCAATTCAAGGAACCTACAGCAATGTTGCGAGATACAACACAACGATCGTGAAGACACTGACCTTCAAGACATCACACGGCAGAACATCTCCCATGTTTGGTAACACGGCTATTTTCTCGACAGACTTTGTGGTGGAAGGTAAAGCTGGAACAAAGCTTATAGGGTTCCATGGAAGGTCTGGCTCTGCTCTCGATGCCATAGGAGCTCAATTTTTCGCGTCGGCTTCTCCTCTAAAGCATATAGAACCTCGTGGTGGATTCGGAGGAAACGCTTGGGATGATGGAGTTTATGATGGTGTAAGAAAAATCTCGGTGGGACTAAACTGTGGCAACATTAGCTATGCTAGCAATGGGTTCTTCTTGGGGAGAACTGAGGAAGATGCAGAGGAGCTGGTTGACAACATGGTAAAGAGTGATGCAGTCTACAGTGGAGACCACGACAGAAGCAGTCGAACAGATGATAAGCAGACGAGGAAAGAGTTGAAAGCTCTCTACAGGATAAGATAG